The genomic region GAATTTTGTTACTTGGCGGTTTCTTTGAACTTGCCATAGCTAAGTAAACGTTCGTATCTTAAGTCAAGAAGTTGCTTTAAGGATTTCTTTTGGAGTTTAGTTAAGTGTTCTTTTAGAGATTTACGAACCGTTTCCATGAGTTGATTAGGATTGCGATGTGCTCCTCCTAGAGGTTCAGGCAAAATCGTATCGATCAAGCCTAATTCTTTTAAGCGGGTGGCTGTAATGCCTAGAGTCTCGGCTGCAGTGGATGCCTTATCCGCACTCTTCCATAAAATAGAGGCACAGCCTTCAGGGGAGATCACAGAGTATGTTGCAAATTGCAGCATGATGAGATGATCCACGACACCAAGGGCTAATGCGCCACCTGAACCGCCTTCACCAATCACGATACCAATCATAGGCACTTTGAGTTCTGCCATGACATATAAGTTACGCGCAATAGCTTCTGATTGACCGCGCTCTTCTGCGTTAATACCTGGATAGGCGCCTGGAGTGTCGATCAGAGTCACAATCGGTACATTGAATTTTTCGGCTAATCGATAGAGGCGTAGGGCCTTACGATAGCCTTCAGGTTTTGGCATGCCAAAGTTACGGAATTGTCTTTCTTTAACATCGCGTCCCTTTTGGTGACCTATGACCATCACAGGCATACCTTCAAATAAAGCTAAGCCGCCTACAATCGCAGGATCATCCGCAAACGCGCGATCGCCATGTAACTCTTCAAAATCTGTGAAAAGTTTCTCAATATAATCAAGGGTATAGGGTCTTTGTGGGTGACGTGAGACTTGGGAAATTTGCCAAGCGTTTAAGTTGTCGTAGATCTCGTGAAGTAGTTTTTCAGTCTTACCTTCTAACTGACTGAGTTCTTTTGAAATATCAAGATTCTTATTCTTGTCATGCGTCTCTGTGAGCTTCTGGGTCTGAGCTTCAAGTTCTGAGATTGGCTTTTCAAAATCTAAATAGCTAATTTTCATTGATACGAAACTTTTAAAATCGGGAAATCAATTATAAAGGATTTTTACGTTTTCTTCGCTCAACCACTGGGTTAAACCGTCTATCAATTCCTCATGTAAATCGACCTGCCAATCTTGCCCTAGAAGAAGTTCTACATGACCCTTTTCATTATGGTAATCAATTTTAACGCGGCAACGTTTGAGATTATTTTGAGAGGCTCCACAGTAAGGCTTTAGGATGTCTCTTAATTTAGCGGCATCTGATTGACCGTTGCATGAGATTTTTAAATGATGTGCGAATTGATTCCGGGCTGTGGCTAAATCAAAAAGTTTGCGCGCAGTGACACGAATGCCGCCAGTGAAGTCATCATGACTGACCCGACCTTCGACAATTAAAAGCTGATCTTCTTGCACTAACCTTTGTGATTGTGTGAGAAGTTCATTACCTACCACGACATCCACCCGAGAAATCGCATCATCTAATGTGACAATCGCCATTTTGCCGCGCGCCGTCATGCGAATACGAATCGCCACAATCACGCCTGCAATTAAATAAGGTTGCTCTTGCGGTTTTAATTCTTTAATTTGAGTCTTTATAAATGGTCGCACACGCTTTTCAAAGAAAGTGAATGGATGGCCACTAAAATAAAATCCGAGCGCTGCTTTTTCTTCCTGAAGTTTTTGCTGCGGCGTCCATGGATCCACATGCACCATATCCACTTTTTGTGTCTGCTCTTCACCAAATAAACTATTTTGTGCGATGTTCGCCTTGCCTTGTTCGGCTGCCGTGATGGCTAAATTCACACTCGCCAAGAGTGATGCACGATTAGATTCAAGTGTGTCGAATGCACCGCCGCGGATAAGAGACTCCACCACACGACGATTCACTTTTCTTAAATCAAGTCTCGCACAAAAATCAAAAAGATTTTTGAATGGGCCCTTGCTTTCTCGAGACTCTAAAATAAGTTCAATCGCAGCTAAGCCAGTGCCTTTAATCGCACCTAATCCATATAAGATCTGTGTCGTATTGGTTGGAATAAATTCGAAACCACTTTGATTGATATCGGGTGGCAATAATTCCACACTGTTCGGTTTGCAATCCTCAAAAAATATTTGAATGTTGTCGGTGTTATTCATATCAGCCGACATGGAAGCCGCTAAGAATGCTGCGGGGTAATGTGTTTTTAAATATGCGGTTTGGTATGCGACCATCGCATACGCTGCCGCATGAGATTTGTTAAAACCATAGCCTGCAAACTTTTCAAGTAAGTCAAAAAGTTCACGCGCTTGTCTTTCATTGAGTCCATTCTTTAAAGAGCCTGCGATGAAACCTTCGCGCTGCGCATCCATCTCTTCAACTTTTTTCTTACCCATCGCACGACGCAATAAATCAGCTGCACCTAATGAGTAACCTGCAACCGTTTGTGCAATCTGCATCACCTGCTCTTGGTAAACAGCAATACCGTAAGTTTCTTTTAAGATCGATTCAGTGGAGGGATGGGGATATACGATGCGCTGTTGTCCGTGTTTACGTTTACAAAAATCAGGGATCAAATCCATGGGGCCCGGACGATAAAGTGCTACGAGTGCCACGATATCTTCAAAGCAATCTGGCTTCGCTTGTTTTAACATATCCTTCATGCCACGAGATTCAAGCTGGAAAACGGCAGTGGTATTTGCACTCTTTAATAACTGGAACACCGTTTTGTCATCGAGTGGCAAATGATTAAGATCAAGTAGTGGTAGGTTTTCTGCTTCACGCAAAATATTTGCGTTCTTTAATGCCATCGCAAGAATGGTCAGTGTCCGAAGTCCTAAGAAGTCAAACTTCACCAAACCTAAAGCTTCGATATCATCCTTATCAAATTGACTCACCAAGCTATCGCCATTCGCCTGACAATAAATCGGTGTGAAGTTTGAAATTTTTCCGGGAGCAATTAAAACGCCACCCGCATGCATACCGACGTTACGAACCACACCTTCTAACCTTAATGCAAGTTCAATCAATTCTTTAACTTCTTCTTCTTTGTTATAACGATCTTGCAACTGCGGTTCTTTATTTAATGC from Candidatus Methylopumilus universalis harbors:
- a CDS encoding acetyl-CoA carboxylase carboxyltransferase subunit alpha; translation: MKISYLDFEKPISELEAQTQKLTETHDKNKNLDISKELSQLEGKTEKLLHEIYDNLNAWQISQVSRHPQRPYTLDYIEKLFTDFEELHGDRAFADDPAIVGGLALFEGMPVMVIGHQKGRDVKERQFRNFGMPKPEGYRKALRLYRLAEKFNVPIVTLIDTPGAYPGINAEERGQSEAIARNLYVMAELKVPMIGIVIGEGGSGGALALGVVDHLIMLQFATYSVISPEGCASILWKSADKASTAAETLGITATRLKELGLIDTILPEPLGGAHRNPNQLMETVRKSLKEHLTKLQKKSLKQLLDLRYERLLSYGKFKETAK
- the dnaE gene encoding DNA polymerase III subunit alpha, with the protein product MSEAHPVSFVHLRCHSEYSITDGIVRIDDYIDKASSQHMPALALTDLNNVFGLVKFYKAAREKGIKAILGADLWIENEVNRDQPYRILALCQNNQGYLALSEILSRAYLENQYRGRVEVKKSWLLEKNEGLIILSGAAMGDVGQAILQEHTDVAMNAMKDWATHFKNRFYIEIQRIAEGDDKKNEARFINQSLSLATSLQIPVVATQPIQFMDQDDYRAHEARTCIAEGFMMADSRRPKLFSHEQYFKNEVEMTALFSDIPEALQNSVEIARRCNFEFTLGKNYLPDFPTPNQEKLEDFLISESKKGLEVRLKELFPDEVKRHEVRHDYDARILFETSIINQMGFAGYFLIVADFINWAKNNEVPVGPGRGSGAGSLVAYSLGVTDLDPIQYQLLFERFLNPDRVSMPDFDIDFCQEGRDRVIDYVKQKYGAGSVSQIVTFGTMAARAVIRDVGRVLDLPFNFVDGIAKLIPMELGITLEDALNKEPQLQDRYNKEEEVKELIELALRLEGVVRNVGMHAGGVLIAPGKISNFTPIYCQANGDSLVSQFDKDDIEALGLVKFDFLGLRTLTILAMALKNANILREAENLPLLDLNHLPLDDKTVFQLLKSANTTAVFQLESRGMKDMLKQAKPDCFEDIVALVALYRPGPMDLIPDFCKRKHGQQRIVYPHPSTESILKETYGIAVYQEQVMQIAQTVAGYSLGAADLLRRAMGKKKVEEMDAQREGFIAGSLKNGLNERQARELFDLLEKFAGYGFNKSHAAAYAMVAYQTAYLKTHYPAAFLAASMSADMNNTDNIQIFFEDCKPNSVELLPPDINQSGFEFIPTNTTQILYGLGAIKGTGLAAIELILESRESKGPFKNLFDFCARLDLRKVNRRVVESLIRGGAFDTLESNRASLLASVNLAITAAEQGKANIAQNSLFGEEQTQKVDMVHVDPWTPQQKLQEEKAALGFYFSGHPFTFFEKRVRPFIKTQIKELKPQEQPYLIAGVIVAIRIRMTARGKMAIVTLDDAISRVDVVVGNELLTQSQRLVQEDQLLIVEGRVSHDDFTGGIRVTARKLFDLATARNQFAHHLKISCNGQSDAAKLRDILKPYCGASQNNLKRCRVKIDYHNEKGHVELLLGQDWQVDLHEELIDGLTQWLSEENVKILYN